A stretch of the Victivallis lenta genome encodes the following:
- a CDS encoding efflux RND transporter permease subunit has translation MFLSRASVRRPIAMSCFLIMLVLFGINSWDQLGLDAFPNVEIPYVTVTTVYPGASPAEIEVDVAKRLEDAVGTIDGLKTMNTTCMENVCQITLEFQLGQSVDVAAQDVRERIDKIRKELPADIEQPEISKFDPNATPVITLMLTGDLPVDKLYDYADETLANRLSVISGVAEIQLSGGEPLELRVTLDKEKLTAAGITVSQVLSKLGEANIKVPVGRIRQGVQEINVTYDSEFKDFNDLGALEIGTREKRRIYLRDVAEITMESEEKRSLAFFDGEPGVVLKVVKKGEANAVRVIDGVRAAVDEINRDKLLPSGMNLVWVRDSGSYIRSSVDDAWSSIAIGILLTAVILFAFLHEARSTFIVVISMPVSIVVSFWAMDLCGFTFNIFTLLALGTSVGTLVTNSIVVIENIARHLERGEDPKTAADSGAAEVALPVFASAMTNVVVFGPIAMMGSLVGRFLVPFAVTIGIATLVSLFVSFTLTPILAAILLRAERPEQNSLAFLFRWWNRGFGALERQFGRSIDFVCRHGLAAVLLAAALFLASMAYLPARVGMTFVPDGDQGEFVIKLEFPTDYSLESTLDRTLEVEKHVRELPNVLATSTVVGKVQGVVGQASEGVYLAEITVVAKPKNERKETLDDMRDLFRDELKNLSNCIVTINIPSATGGSSASMELEITGDDLDTLEKIAVQGANALKTHPAARDVDSSVRPGKPEIRIVPDRTVLQNLGISSASVGTLLRGSIEGIRNGTYKVGSRSFDIRVKLDERNGYDQLPSLSFSSKEGKPLGMDAISRLQPSTMPIQINRTNRQRVAKIYGNPASGVGLGDFAKLAEETVRADLPPGYKLAFSGEVTSMEEANADFARAIVLAILLTYLLIAAIMESWSGPFLIMFTVPMALIGMFGALYLAGLQLSIFGLLGFVMLIGIVVNNAILIMDDVNANRAAGMEPPEAMRAAVKNKFRPILMTSIAAILGIVPMAFGNGIGSEMRSSCGVPVIGGLVSSTILALYVIPALYILFAGRKKKKGPDRAA, from the coding sequence CTCGGGCAGTCGGTCGACGTCGCCGCGCAGGATGTCCGCGAACGGATCGACAAGATCCGGAAAGAGCTCCCTGCCGACATCGAGCAGCCGGAAATTTCGAAGTTCGACCCGAACGCAACGCCGGTCATCACCCTCATGCTGACCGGGGATCTGCCGGTCGACAAGCTTTATGATTATGCCGATGAGACGCTGGCGAACCGGTTGTCGGTCATCTCCGGCGTGGCGGAGATCCAGTTGTCGGGCGGCGAGCCGCTCGAGCTGCGGGTCACGCTCGACAAGGAGAAGCTGACCGCCGCCGGCATTACCGTGAGCCAGGTGCTTTCGAAGCTCGGGGAAGCGAACATCAAAGTCCCGGTCGGCCGCATCCGGCAGGGCGTGCAGGAGATCAACGTCACCTACGATTCGGAGTTCAAGGATTTCAACGACCTCGGCGCGCTTGAGATCGGCACGCGCGAAAAACGCCGGATCTATCTGCGCGACGTGGCGGAAATCACGATGGAGTCCGAGGAGAAGCGCTCGCTCGCCTTTTTCGACGGCGAGCCGGGCGTCGTGCTGAAGGTCGTCAAGAAGGGCGAGGCGAACGCTGTGCGGGTCATCGACGGCGTACGCGCGGCGGTCGATGAAATCAACCGCGACAAACTGCTGCCTTCGGGCATGAACCTGGTCTGGGTGCGCGACTCCGGCAGTTACATCCGCTCATCGGTCGACGATGCCTGGAGCAGCATCGCCATCGGCATTCTGCTGACTGCGGTGATCCTTTTCGCCTTTCTGCACGAAGCGCGCTCAACCTTCATCGTCGTCATATCGATGCCGGTTTCGATCGTCGTTTCGTTCTGGGCGATGGACCTTTGCGGCTTCACGTTCAACATCTTCACGCTGCTTGCGCTCGGCACCTCGGTCGGCACGCTGGTGACCAACTCGATCGTCGTCATCGAGAATATCGCCAGACACCTTGAACGCGGCGAGGACCCGAAGACGGCGGCCGACAGCGGCGCGGCCGAAGTCGCTCTGCCGGTTTTCGCATCGGCCATGACGAACGTGGTGGTATTCGGGCCGATTGCGATGATGGGTTCGCTGGTCGGCCGCTTCCTCGTGCCGTTCGCGGTCACGATCGGCATTGCGACGCTGGTGTCGCTCTTCGTGAGCTTCACGCTGACGCCGATTCTCGCGGCGATCCTGCTGCGCGCCGAACGGCCGGAGCAGAACTCTCTGGCTTTCCTGTTCCGGTGGTGGAACCGCGGATTCGGCGCGCTCGAGCGGCAGTTCGGCCGTTCGATCGATTTCGTCTGCCGCCACGGGCTTGCGGCCGTGCTGCTGGCGGCGGCGCTTTTCCTCGCTTCGATGGCTTATCTGCCGGCCAGGGTCGGCATGACTTTCGTGCCGGACGGCGACCAGGGGGAATTCGTCATCAAGCTCGAGTTCCCGACCGATTACAGTCTGGAGAGTACTCTGGACCGTACGCTGGAGGTCGAAAAGCATGTGCGGGAATTGCCGAACGTGCTGGCGACCTCGACCGTGGTCGGCAAGGTGCAGGGGGTGGTCGGCCAGGCGTCGGAAGGGGTCTACCTCGCCGAAATCACGGTGGTCGCCAAACCGAAAAACGAACGGAAGGAGACGCTCGACGACATGCGCGACCTGTTCCGCGACGAGCTTAAGAACCTGTCGAACTGCATCGTCACGATCAATATTCCGTCGGCGACCGGCGGTTCGTCGGCATCGATGGAACTCGAAATCACGGGCGACGACCTCGACACGCTTGAGAAGATCGCCGTACAGGGGGCGAACGCGCTGAAAACCCACCCGGCCGCGCGGGATGTGGACAGTTCGGTGCGGCCCGGAAAGCCGGAAATCCGGATTGTACCGGACCGCACGGTGCTGCAGAATCTCGGGATCTCCTCCGCCTCGGTCGGCACGCTGCTGCGCGGCTCGATCGAAGGAATCAGGAACGGCACCTACAAGGTCGGCTCGCGTTCGTTCGACATCCGCGTCAAACTCGACGAGCGCAACGGGTACGACCAGCTTCCGTCGCTTTCGTTCTCCTCGAAAGAGGGAAAACCGCTCGGCATGGATGCGATTTCGCGGCTTCAGCCCTCGACCATGCCGATCCAGATCAACCGGACCAACCGGCAGCGGGTCGCGAAGATCTACGGGAACCCGGCCTCCGGCGTCGGGCTCGGGGACTTTGCAAAGCTGGCCGAAGAGACCGTCAGGGCGGACCTGCCGCCGGGTTACAAGCTCGCATTCAGCGGAGAAGTCACGAGCATGGAGGAGGCGAATGCGGATTTCGCCCGTGCGATCGTGCTGGCGATCCTCCTGACCTATCTGCTGATCGCGGCGATCATGGAGTCGTGGAGCGGTCCGTTCCTGATCATGTTCACGGTGCCGATGGCGCTGATCGGCATGTTCGGGGCGCTTTATCTTGCGGGACTGCAGCTTTCGATCTTCGGGCTGCTCGGTTTTGTGATGCTGATCGGGATCGTCGTCAACAACGCGATCCTGATCATGGACGACGTGAACGCGAACCGTGCGGCCGGGATGGAGCCGCCGGAGGCGATGCGCGCAGCGGTGAAGAACAAGTTCCGGCCGATCCTGATGACGAGCATTGCGGCGATTCTCGGCATTGTCCCGATGGCGTTCGGGAACGGGATCGGTTCCGAGATGCGGTCGAGCTGCGGGGTGCCGGTCATCGGCGGGCTGGTGAGTTCGACGATTCTGGCGCTCTACGTAATTCCGGCGCTCTACATTCTCTTCGCCGGAAGAAAAAAGAAAAAAGGCCCGGACCGTGCGGCTTGA